The following coding sequences lie in one Euzebyales bacterium genomic window:
- a CDS encoding alpha/beta fold hydrolase → MRSLVRPRSYMGLMREMLLTSVHATTYPLGLVPPLPFRHDVPEASVPRRPVILVHGWVHNRSAFLLMQRALRRAGLGPVHTFEYPSVSSDLNQVARHLAAVVEGAVDHASAGTCVLVGHSMGGLVARQYVQELGGHRFVDTVVTMGTPHRGTYNAWLGFGRAVEQCRPGSAYLTALERSARPGLARWISYYSDLDFMVTPAVSAKLTTPGLDATNVRIRDIGHLSLLLSRSVLGDLLARLEEPTAV, encoded by the coding sequence TTGCGCAGCTTGGTCCGCCCCCGGTCGTACATGGGCCTCATGCGCGAGATGCTGCTCACGTCGGTGCACGCCACGACGTACCCGCTCGGTCTCGTGCCGCCGCTACCGTTCCGTCACGACGTGCCGGAGGCGTCGGTCCCCCGCCGCCCGGTCATCCTGGTCCACGGCTGGGTGCACAACCGCAGCGCGTTCCTGTTGATGCAGCGTGCCCTGCGCCGAGCCGGGCTGGGTCCGGTCCACACGTTCGAGTACCCGTCGGTGAGCAGCGACCTCAACCAGGTCGCGCGGCACCTCGCTGCCGTCGTCGAGGGTGCGGTGGACCACGCCAGCGCCGGCACGTGTGTACTGGTCGGCCATTCGATGGGTGGTCTGGTGGCACGGCAGTACGTGCAGGAACTCGGCGGTCACCGGTTCGTCGACACCGTCGTCACGATGGGCACGCCGCACCGTGGGACCTACAACGCGTGGCTCGGGTTCGGCCGGGCGGTCGAGCAGTGCCGACCGGGCTCGGCGTACCTCACGGCGCTGGAACGCTCGGCGCGGCCGGGACTCGCACGCTGGATCTCGTACTACAGCGATCTGGACTTCATGGTGACCCCGGCGGTCAGCGCCAAGCTGACGACCCCCGGGCTCGACGCGACGAACGTGCGGATCCGCGACATCGGGCACCTGTCGCTGCTGCTGTCGCGCTCGGTGCTGGGCGATCTGCTCGCGCGGCTCGAGGAGCCGACCGCCGTCTGA
- a CDS encoding UvrD-helicase domain-containing protein, which translates to MTSTPPLYVDPSAEFVEGLNPAQRDAVLHAGGPLLVIAGAGSGKTRVLTHRIAHLIRDRGVNPYGILAITFTNKAASEMQQRVAGLVGDRVVGITRDADGKVRRRRWGGMWVSTFHAACARLLRTEIPRLGYESSFTIYDTDDSRRLLAQCIDELGLDPKRVTPRAAGAMISKAKNELIDFETYAQQAQDWYAQQVAQVYRLYQDRLQRASALDFDDLLTKTVELLQLFDDVLARYQAQFPHVLVDEWQDTNHAQYVLVQMLASEHRNLAVVGDADQSIYRFRGADIRNILDFERDFPDATRITLERNYRSTQTILDAANAVIAHNTQRLDKKLWTDVGQGEQVVRYTAENAHDEAAFVAEEVDRLVDGHGYEPGDCAVFYRTNAQSRVLEEVLIRTGTPYQVIGGTRFYERREIKDMLAYLQLLVNPADDVAARRVVNVPRRAIGAKTEQVLSDVALRERITFVDACRRAVEHPQLGPRAVKAVGEFVAVLDTLGTAVDQQPLPELVELAWTATGYVSELEAQRTIEAQGRIENVKELRSVAEDFVSLQPDATLAEFLERIALVTEADALDDGEEQSRLVLMTMHNAKGLEYPVVFVIGMEDSVFPHHRALSDPDELEEERRLCYVAFTRARERLYTTSAWSRTLFGATNANPPSRFLKELPSDLVDIRRDQGGPSRRVVQREQDEDDGDEFAVGMRVMHPRFGEGRILELSGMPGSQEAMIAFDESGTKRLVLTYAPLIRV; encoded by the coding sequence ATGACTTCCACGCCACCTCTGTATGTCGACCCGTCCGCCGAGTTCGTCGAGGGGTTGAACCCGGCACAGCGTGACGCCGTCCTGCACGCCGGTGGACCCCTGCTGGTGATCGCCGGTGCCGGATCGGGCAAGACCCGCGTGCTCACGCACCGGATCGCGCACCTCATCCGCGACCGTGGCGTCAACCCGTACGGGATCCTGGCGATCACGTTCACCAACAAGGCCGCGTCGGAGATGCAGCAGCGGGTGGCCGGGCTGGTCGGTGACCGCGTCGTCGGCATCACGCGCGACGCGGACGGCAAGGTCCGTCGCCGACGGTGGGGTGGCATGTGGGTGTCCACGTTCCACGCCGCATGTGCCCGCCTGCTCCGCACCGAGATCCCGCGGCTGGGCTACGAATCGTCGTTCACGATCTACGACACCGACGACTCCCGGCGCCTGCTCGCCCAGTGCATCGACGAGCTCGGGCTCGACCCCAAGCGGGTCACGCCGCGCGCGGCGGGCGCCATGATCTCGAAGGCCAAGAACGAGCTCATCGACTTCGAGACCTACGCGCAGCAGGCGCAGGACTGGTACGCGCAGCAGGTGGCGCAGGTCTACCGGCTCTACCAGGACCGCCTGCAGCGGGCCAGCGCGCTGGACTTCGACGACCTGCTGACCAAGACCGTCGAGCTGCTACAGCTGTTCGACGATGTGCTCGCCCGCTACCAGGCGCAGTTCCCCCACGTCCTGGTCGACGAGTGGCAGGACACCAACCACGCGCAGTACGTGCTGGTGCAGATGCTGGCGTCCGAGCACCGCAACCTGGCGGTCGTTGGCGACGCGGATCAGTCGATCTACCGCTTTCGCGGCGCGGACATCCGCAACATCCTCGACTTCGAGCGCGACTTCCCCGACGCGACGCGCATCACCCTGGAGCGCAACTACCGCTCGACGCAGACCATCCTGGACGCCGCGAACGCGGTGATCGCCCACAACACGCAGCGGCTGGACAAGAAGCTGTGGACCGACGTGGGCCAGGGCGAGCAGGTCGTCCGCTACACCGCGGAGAACGCCCACGACGAGGCGGCGTTCGTCGCTGAGGAGGTCGACCGCCTGGTCGACGGGCACGGCTACGAGCCGGGCGACTGCGCGGTGTTCTACCGGACCAACGCGCAGTCGCGTGTGCTCGAGGAGGTGCTGATCCGCACCGGCACGCCGTACCAGGTGATCGGCGGCACACGGTTCTACGAGCGCCGCGAGATCAAGGACATGCTCGCGTACCTGCAGCTGCTCGTGAACCCCGCCGACGACGTCGCGGCGCGCCGCGTCGTGAACGTGCCGCGCCGCGCGATCGGGGCGAAGACCGAACAGGTGCTGTCCGACGTCGCGCTGCGTGAGCGCATCACGTTCGTCGACGCGTGCCGCCGCGCCGTCGAGCACCCGCAGCTCGGGCCCCGGGCGGTGAAGGCGGTCGGCGAGTTCGTCGCCGTGCTCGACACCCTCGGGACCGCGGTCGACCAGCAGCCGCTGCCCGAGCTCGTCGAGCTGGCGTGGACCGCCACCGGGTACGTGTCGGAGCTGGAGGCCCAGCGCACGATCGAGGCGCAGGGTCGCATCGAGAACGTCAAGGAGCTGCGCAGCGTCGCGGAGGACTTCGTGTCGCTGCAGCCCGACGCGACGCTCGCCGAGTTCCTCGAGCGCATCGCGTTGGTCACCGAGGCCGACGCGCTCGACGACGGCGAGGAGCAGTCCCGGCTGGTGCTGATGACGATGCACAACGCCAAGGGCCTCGAGTACCCCGTGGTGTTCGTCATCGGCATGGAGGACTCGGTGTTCCCGCACCACCGGGCGCTGTCGGATCCCGACGAGCTCGAGGAGGAGCGCCGGCTGTGCTACGTGGCGTTCACCAGGGCCCGTGAGCGGCTGTACACGACCAGCGCGTGGAGCCGCACGCTGTTCGGGGCCACCAACGCCAACCCACCGTCGCGCTTCCTCAAAGAGCTCCCGTCCGACCTCGTCGACATCCGGCGTGACCAGGGCGGGCCGAGCCGCCGGGTCGTGCAGCGGGAGCAGGACGAGGACGACGGCGACGAGTTCGCCGTCGGCATGCGGGTGATGCACCCGCGCTTCGGCGAGGGCCGCATCCTGGAGCTGTCGGGGATGCCGGGCAGCCAGGAGGCGATGATCGCCTTCGACGAGTCGGGCACCAAGCGCCTGGTGCTGACCTACGCCCCGCTCATCCGCGTCTGA
- a CDS encoding DUF2207 domain-containing protein — protein MLLVAAVCLLAGVVLGAAPAADAQSRSQTYDEVDIDAQLRSDGSLRVVERRTIDYRGSWNGELYQLPLRDGQQVTLNAIRDDRGTTYRAGSCSPDGAREPGAYELLGDEDQFEVAWCWQPPPVDEVRTVTLDYTVTNAGERHADSSELFWKWVGEGWDAPTARLVADVELPTSQDLQFWAHGPLTGTVEETEPGVVRTAVEQLPANTFVELRVLMPQDALADAPNDGRAVREEILAEEGCLARQANAERARARGEEPTDDCDPDAGLKLALTGAVGLLLVGGGAGWWQLFRTHGREYALPPELADLEYEHDLPSDHTPAHVDYLLRWGSVGETALTATVLDLARRGHVRLRREMVTTSRTLRPDVEESVTYFERRSEPERSWEQEVMELLFDRAARGGRTVSDTQLKSWVNDHRQDAYSWWQRWTSMVAADTAGQRWIESHGWVGASIALGLAMIAAGIAAALYGANLVVVGLTVASGIGAVAASPLMRRRTPEGRVLEHRWRRFGAYLTDYSLIPERGPEYLALWGHWLVYAVPLGVAETVARNLETKLSEAELEQVGGGWYPMMYYHGHLYGGFDSGLSSVAAAIPTSAIASSPQSSSAGGGGGFSGGGGGGGGGSGGGGF, from the coding sequence ATGCTGCTGGTGGCGGCCGTCTGCCTGCTCGCGGGCGTGGTCCTCGGCGCCGCTCCCGCGGCGGACGCGCAGAGCCGGTCACAGACCTACGACGAGGTCGACATCGACGCGCAGCTGCGCTCGGATGGGTCGCTGCGCGTCGTGGAGCGCCGCACGATCGACTACCGCGGGTCGTGGAACGGCGAGCTGTACCAGCTGCCCCTGCGCGACGGGCAGCAGGTCACGCTCAACGCGATCCGCGACGACCGTGGCACCACGTACCGGGCCGGCTCGTGCTCGCCGGACGGGGCCCGTGAGCCCGGAGCCTACGAGCTGCTCGGCGACGAGGATCAGTTCGAGGTCGCGTGGTGCTGGCAGCCGCCACCGGTCGACGAGGTCCGCACCGTCACGCTCGACTACACGGTCACGAATGCGGGCGAGCGGCACGCCGACTCGTCCGAGCTGTTCTGGAAGTGGGTCGGAGAGGGCTGGGATGCGCCGACGGCGCGCCTCGTCGCCGACGTCGAGCTGCCCACGTCGCAGGACCTGCAGTTCTGGGCCCACGGACCACTGACCGGCACGGTCGAGGAGACCGAGCCCGGGGTCGTGCGCACCGCCGTCGAGCAGTTGCCGGCCAACACCTTCGTCGAGCTGCGGGTGCTGATGCCGCAGGACGCGCTGGCCGACGCGCCCAACGACGGCCGTGCGGTGCGCGAGGAGATCCTCGCCGAGGAGGGCTGTCTCGCACGACAGGCCAACGCCGAGCGGGCACGCGCGCGTGGCGAGGAGCCGACCGACGACTGCGATCCCGACGCCGGGTTGAAGCTGGCCCTGACCGGGGCCGTCGGGCTGCTGCTCGTCGGTGGTGGTGCCGGATGGTGGCAGCTGTTCCGCACCCACGGGCGCGAGTACGCGCTGCCGCCTGAGCTCGCCGACCTCGAGTACGAGCACGACCTCCCGAGCGACCACACGCCGGCGCACGTCGACTACCTGCTGCGCTGGGGCTCGGTCGGCGAGACGGCACTGACCGCCACGGTGCTGGACCTGGCCCGTCGCGGGCACGTCCGGCTGCGGCGCGAGATGGTCACGACCAGCCGCACGCTGCGGCCCGACGTCGAGGAGTCCGTGACCTACTTCGAGCGCCGCTCGGAGCCCGAGCGCTCATGGGAGCAGGAGGTCATGGAGCTGCTGTTCGACCGCGCCGCGCGCGGCGGGCGGACGGTCAGCGACACGCAGCTCAAGTCGTGGGTCAACGACCACCGGCAGGACGCCTACTCCTGGTGGCAACGGTGGACGTCGATGGTCGCGGCAGACACAGCCGGGCAGCGTTGGATCGAGTCGCACGGGTGGGTCGGCGCATCGATCGCGCTGGGGCTGGCCATGATCGCGGCGGGGATCGCAGCGGCGCTGTACGGCGCGAACCTCGTGGTGGTCGGCCTGACGGTCGCCTCCGGGATCGGCGCGGTCGCGGCGAGCCCGTTGATGCGCCGGCGCACACCCGAGGGGCGGGTCCTCGAGCACCGGTGGCGGCGGTTCGGCGCCTACCTCACGGACTACAGCCTGATCCCCGAGCGCGGACCGGAGTACCTGGCGCTGTGGGGGCACTGGCTCGTCTATGCGGTGCCGTTGGGCGTCGCCGAGACCGTCGCCCGCAACCTCGAGACCAAGCTGTCGGAGGCGGAGCTCGAACAGGTCGGTGGCGGCTGGTACCCGATGATGTACTACCACGGCCACCTGTACGGCGGGTTCGACAGCGGGCTGTCCTCGGTCGCCGCGGCGATCCCGACCAGCGCGATCGCCTCGTCGCCGCAGTCGTCGTCGGCGGGCGGCGGTGGTGGGTTCTCCGGTGGGGGCGGCGGAGGTGGTGGAGGCTCCGGTGGCGGCGGGTTCTGA
- the guaA gene encoding glutamine-hydrolyzing GMP synthase, with amino-acid sequence MATTGHDTVLVIDLGAQYANVIARRVRERHVYSEIVPHDISAAELTARAPSGVILSGGPASVYADNALRVDPGLFTAGIPVLGICYGHQLLAQALGGEVTRTGRGEYGRTALRADPDSVLLAGQPAAQTVWMSHGDAVTRAPDGFRVIAHTDDTPVAAIEDPHRGLYGVQYHPEVSHTPLGGVVLDTFLARTGARRTWTAHSVIAEQVEAIRAQVGGARLVCGLSGGVDSAVAAAIVADAVGDQLTCVFVDHGLLRHDERRLVEEAFGAYSDSRLVVVKAADRFLERLAGVTDPEAKRKRIGAEFVRVFEEAARDHAGDARFLVQGTLYPDVIESGAGSAATIKSHHNVGGLPDDMAFELVEPLRWLFKDEVRRVGGELGLPPEIVWRQPFPGPGLAVRIIGEVTAERLAIVRAADHVVLDELRRAGLDRAATGRAGDHSDTDAPDHVWQSFAVLPDVRAVGVQGDERTYGYPIIVRAVTSEDAMTADFARLDWDVLERIANRIVGEVDGVNRVAYDITSKPPGTIEWE; translated from the coding sequence GTGGCGACCACCGGACACGACACCGTCCTCGTCATCGACCTCGGCGCGCAGTACGCCAACGTCATCGCGCGCCGCGTGCGGGAGCGGCACGTCTACTCCGAGATCGTGCCGCACGACATCTCCGCGGCGGAGCTCACCGCCCGCGCGCCATCGGGCGTCATCCTGTCCGGGGGGCCCGCGTCGGTCTACGCCGACAACGCGCTGCGCGTGGATCCGGGCCTGTTCACCGCGGGCATCCCCGTCCTGGGCATCTGCTACGGCCACCAGTTGCTCGCGCAGGCGCTCGGCGGCGAGGTGACGCGCACGGGTCGCGGGGAGTACGGGCGGACGGCGCTGCGCGCCGACCCCGACAGCGTCCTGCTGGCCGGTCAGCCCGCTGCGCAGACGGTCTGGATGAGCCACGGTGACGCCGTCACCCGCGCGCCCGACGGGTTCCGCGTGATCGCGCACACCGACGACACACCGGTCGCGGCGATCGAGGATCCGCACCGCGGCCTGTACGGCGTGCAGTACCACCCCGAGGTGAGCCACACGCCGTTGGGCGGCGTGGTGCTCGACACGTTCCTCGCGCGCACCGGCGCACGCCGCACGTGGACCGCGCACTCGGTGATCGCCGAGCAGGTCGAGGCCATCCGTGCGCAGGTCGGCGGCGCCAGGCTCGTGTGCGGGCTGTCGGGCGGTGTCGACTCGGCGGTGGCGGCGGCGATCGTCGCCGACGCGGTGGGCGATCAGCTGACATGCGTGTTCGTCGATCACGGGTTGCTGCGCCACGACGAGCGCCGCCTGGTCGAGGAGGCGTTCGGCGCCTACAGCGACAGCCGGCTGGTGGTCGTCAAGGCGGCGGACCGGTTCCTCGAGCGGCTCGCCGGCGTGACCGACCCGGAGGCAAAGCGCAAGCGGATCGGCGCCGAGTTCGTCCGCGTGTTCGAGGAGGCCGCCCGCGACCACGCCGGCGACGCCCGGTTCCTGGTCCAGGGAACGCTCTACCCGGACGTCATCGAGTCCGGCGCCGGCTCGGCTGCCACGATCAAGAGCCACCACAACGTCGGTGGGCTCCCCGACGACATGGCGTTCGAGCTGGTCGAGCCGCTGCGCTGGCTGTTCAAGGACGAGGTGCGCCGCGTCGGCGGGGAGTTGGGTCTGCCACCGGAGATCGTGTGGCGGCAACCGTTCCCCGGGCCCGGACTGGCGGTGCGCATCATCGGGGAGGTCACGGCGGAGCGACTCGCGATCGTACGCGCCGCGGACCATGTGGTGCTCGACGAACTGCGCCGGGCCGGACTCGACCGGGCCGCCACCGGCCGGGCGGGTGACCATTCCGACACCGATGCGCCGGACCACGTGTGGCAGTCGTTCGCGGTCCTGCCCGACGTCCGGGCCGTCGGCGTGCAGGGCGACGAGCGCACGTACGGCTACCCGATCATCGTCCGGGCGGTCACCAGCGAGGACGCCATGACGGCCGACTTCGCGCGGCTCGACTGGGACGTGCTCGAGCGGATCGCGAACCGCATCGTGGGCGAGGTCGATGGCGTCAACCGTGTGGCATACGACATCACCTCCAAGCCACCTGGCACAATTGAATGGGAATGA